Proteins encoded within one genomic window of Amycolatopsis nigrescens CSC17Ta-90:
- a CDS encoding glycosyltransferase family 4 protein, which translates to MKIGIVCPYSFDVPGGVQGHVVDLAKALLARGHQVSVLAPADDTDELPEFVHPAGKALGIPYNGSVARLQFGPVSYARVRRWLRDNQFDVLHLHEPTAPSLSMLALKVADGPIVATFHTSTPRSRTLSAFQPVLRPLLEKITARIAVSELARRVQVEHAGGDAVEIPNGVDVNFFAGAEPLEGYPRPGGTVGFVGRFTEPRKGMGVLLDALRRLLPEFGELRLLVVGRGEADALARMAGPELAGHVELLGQADDRMKAKALRSVDVYCAPNTGGESFGMILTEAMAAGTPVLASGLDSFRRVLDDGRAGLLTPTGDAGALAGALGDLLRDPARRAELSAAGTGRVAMYDWQVVATQVLRVYETAVAADPRRVSTEDAEETVQ; encoded by the coding sequence ATGAAGATCGGCATCGTCTGCCCGTATTCGTTCGACGTGCCGGGCGGCGTCCAGGGGCACGTGGTCGACCTGGCGAAGGCGTTGCTGGCCAGGGGACACCAGGTGTCCGTGCTGGCGCCCGCGGACGACACCGACGAGCTGCCGGAGTTCGTCCATCCGGCGGGCAAGGCGCTCGGCATCCCGTACAACGGCTCGGTCGCCCGCCTGCAGTTCGGCCCGGTGTCCTACGCCAGGGTGCGCCGCTGGCTGCGGGACAACCAGTTCGACGTGCTGCACCTGCACGAGCCGACCGCGCCGAGCCTGTCCATGCTGGCGCTGAAGGTGGCGGACGGGCCGATCGTGGCGACCTTCCACACCTCGACCCCGCGCTCGCGCACGCTGTCCGCGTTCCAGCCGGTGCTGCGCCCGCTGCTGGAGAAGATCACCGCGCGGATCGCGGTGTCCGAGCTGGCAAGGCGGGTACAGGTGGAGCACGCGGGCGGGGACGCGGTGGAGATCCCCAACGGCGTGGACGTGAACTTCTTCGCCGGTGCCGAGCCGCTCGAAGGGTATCCGCGCCCCGGTGGCACGGTCGGTTTCGTCGGCCGGTTCACCGAGCCGCGCAAGGGCATGGGCGTGCTGCTGGACGCGTTGCGCCGGCTGCTCCCGGAATTCGGTGAACTGCGCCTGCTGGTGGTCGGCAGGGGAGAGGCCGACGCGCTGGCCAGGATGGCCGGCCCGGAGCTGGCTGGCCACGTCGAGCTGCTGGGCCAGGCCGACGACCGGATGAAGGCGAAGGCCCTGCGCAGCGTGGACGTCTACTGCGCGCCGAACACCGGCGGCGAGAGCTTCGGCATGATCCTCACCGAGGCGATGGCCGCGGGCACCCCGGTGCTGGCCAGCGGGCTCGACTCGTTCCGGCGGGTGCTCGACGACGGCAGGGCCGGCCTGCTCACCCCGACCGGAGACGCCGGCGCGCTCGCCGGCGCACTGGGCGATTTGCTGCGCGATCCGGCCCGCCGGGCGGAACTTTCGGCCGCGGGGACCGGCCGGGTGGCGATGTACGACTGGCAGGTCGTGGCCACCCAGGTGCTGCGGGTGTACGAGACCGCGGTGGCGGCGGACCCGCGCCGGGTGAGCACCGAAGACGCCGAGGAAACGGTGCAGTGA
- a CDS encoding lipopolysaccharide biosynthesis protein, with product MSKAARLRRMAGKLGAPVISQGLTAGTSLLLQVVAARMLGLTEYGAFAVFLAVLVSATALYTGYVGDSLAVLDRRERHTRAALSTSALIALGLSLVIGIGSSLVLRPDEPVVALLYPVMLIGWLVEETFRRLLIARQEFWRLVVNDFAYLLGTFVALGAWYLSARTVTLPMIFGAMGVGTVAAIVTGFGQLPRAELRRLRPGLAGMREVASFAGWRSMHATLRPAALLASRLLVANLVSLTAVGLLEAGRLVIAPLQVVVNGAGSFLLAGFAAGERNGGRDAGKTAGRAAWLLAGVTLVGGAGLALFAGPLGSLLAGQQVDRLLVLGWVIYLGVWAAGLPYVTEVTARKLSRSVFWVRLADSAAGLVLVLAALLAGAPVTAVPWLMAAGGLYSVLRLRALAVRTRKLAPGPAVQLRTDLEATVRIPHV from the coding sequence GTGAGCAAGGCAGCGCGGCTGCGGCGGATGGCCGGGAAGCTCGGCGCACCGGTCATCTCACAGGGCCTCACCGCCGGCACCAGCCTGCTGCTGCAGGTCGTCGCGGCGCGCATGCTCGGGCTCACCGAGTACGGCGCCTTCGCCGTCTTCCTGGCCGTGCTGGTCAGTGCGACCGCGCTGTATACCGGCTATGTCGGGGACAGTCTCGCTGTGCTCGACCGGCGCGAGCGGCACACCAGGGCGGCGCTGTCGACCAGCGCGCTGATCGCGCTCGGGCTGTCGCTGGTGATCGGGATCGGCAGCTCGCTGGTGCTCCGGCCGGACGAGCCGGTGGTGGCGCTGCTCTATCCGGTGATGCTGATCGGCTGGCTGGTGGAGGAGACCTTCCGGCGGCTGCTGATCGCCAGGCAGGAGTTCTGGCGGCTGGTGGTCAACGACTTCGCTTACCTGCTCGGCACTTTCGTCGCGCTGGGGGCCTGGTACCTCTCCGCGCGGACGGTGACGCTGCCGATGATCTTCGGTGCGATGGGCGTCGGCACCGTCGCCGCCATCGTGACCGGGTTCGGCCAGCTGCCGCGGGCCGAACTGCGCCGGCTGCGGCCTGGCCTGGCCGGGATGCGCGAGGTCGCGTCCTTCGCGGGGTGGCGTTCGATGCACGCGACGCTGCGTCCCGCGGCGCTGCTCGCGTCGCGGCTGCTGGTGGCGAACCTGGTGTCGCTGACCGCGGTCGGGCTGCTGGAGGCGGGCCGGCTGGTGATCGCCCCGCTGCAGGTGGTGGTGAACGGCGCGGGCAGCTTCCTGCTCGCCGGGTTCGCCGCCGGTGAGCGCAACGGCGGCCGTGATGCCGGGAAGACGGCGGGCCGGGCGGCCTGGCTGCTGGCCGGGGTGACGCTGGTGGGCGGTGCCGGGCTTGCCCTGTTCGCCGGCCCGCTCGGCAGCCTGCTGGCCGGCCAGCAGGTGGACCGGCTGCTGGTCCTCGGCTGGGTGATCTACCTGGGCGTCTGGGCCGCCGGGCTGCCGTATGTCACCGAGGTGACGGCCAGGAAGCTGTCGCGCTCGGTGTTCTGGGTCCGGCTGGCCGACTCTGCGGCCGGGTTGGTGCTGGTGCTGGCCGCGCTGCTGGCCGGTGCCCCGGTCACCGCCGTGCCCTGGCTGATGGCGGCGGGCGGGCTGTACTCGGTGCTGCGGCTGCGGGCGCTGGCGGTGCGCACCAGGAAGCTGGCGCCGGGGCCAGCCGTGCAGTTGCGGACCGACCTGGAGGCGACCGTCCGCATCCCGCACGTGTGA
- a CDS encoding phosphatidylinositol mannoside acyltransferase produces the protein MKRGGHKMSDLGYAAGWRLVRRLPASVSSTAFSLGADFAVRRNGGGVQQLRRNLARVVPQADEAELDELLRRSMRSYARYWQEMFRLPSIDPAAVHGKVSETISGVENLDAALAEGNGAVMVLPHSGNWDAAGIWMVHYAGSFTTVVERLRPESLYERFVAFRESLGFEILPASGGLGSFRVLLQRLRSNKVVCLVGDRDLTSAGIPVTFFGEQTKMPGGAARLAASTGAALLPVGSWFTEDGWGIRIHPRIRVNAREEVPAATQALADIFAGDIAAHPADWHMLQKFWLADLTGDARVPLGEAG, from the coding sequence ATGAAACGCGGCGGCCACAAGATGAGCGACCTCGGCTACGCGGCGGGCTGGCGGCTGGTGCGGCGGCTGCCCGCGTCGGTGTCCAGCACCGCCTTCTCGCTGGGTGCGGACTTCGCGGTCCGCCGCAACGGCGGCGGTGTCCAACAGCTGCGGCGCAACCTGGCCAGGGTGGTGCCGCAGGCCGACGAGGCGGAGCTGGACGAGCTGCTGCGCCGGTCGATGCGGTCCTACGCCCGCTACTGGCAGGAGATGTTCCGGCTGCCGTCGATCGATCCGGCCGCGGTGCACGGCAAGGTGAGCGAGACGATCAGCGGGGTGGAGAACCTGGACGCCGCGCTGGCCGAGGGCAACGGCGCGGTGATGGTGCTGCCGCACTCCGGCAACTGGGACGCGGCCGGAATCTGGATGGTGCACTACGCCGGTTCCTTCACCACGGTCGTCGAACGGCTCCGGCCCGAATCCCTCTACGAGCGGTTCGTCGCCTTCCGCGAGTCGCTCGGCTTCGAGATCCTGCCCGCCAGCGGCGGGCTCGGCTCGTTCCGGGTGCTGCTGCAGCGGCTGCGGTCGAACAAGGTGGTCTGCCTCGTCGGCGACCGCGACCTGACCAGCGCAGGCATCCCGGTCACCTTCTTCGGCGAGCAGACCAAGATGCCCGGTGGCGCGGCCAGGCTGGCGGCCAGCACCGGCGCCGCGCTGCTGCCGGTGGGCAGCTGGTTCACCGAGGACGGATGGGGTATCCGTATTCATCCGCGGATCAGGGTCAACGCGCGGGAGGAGGTGCCGGCGGCGACGCAGGCGCTGGCCGATATCTTCGCCGGTGACATCGCCGCGCACCCGGCGGACTGGCACATGCTGCAGAAGTTCTGGCTGGCCGACCTCACCGGAGACGCGCGGGTTCCGCTGGGGGAGGCGGGGTAA
- the thrS gene encoding threonine--tRNA ligase, whose amino-acid sequence MSQQSPTAVVPAPRVVVTAGTTAGAAVREAELPGKGPDAIVVVRDGEGKLRDLTWSPEQDTEVEPVAANTEDGRSVIRHSAAHVLAQAVQQQFPEAKLGIGPPVRDGFYYDFAVDTPFTPEDLQALEKRMKQIIKGSQQFSRRVLDSVEAARAELAAEPFKLELVDLKSESPGLDTVDTSEVMEVGAGELTVYDNLDPRTKERVWSDLCRGPHVPTTKYIPAFKLTRVAAAYWRGNENNQQLQRIYGTAWESTEALDAHLEMIAEAERRDHRKLGAELDLFSFPEEIGSGLPVFHPKGGIIRRELENYSRRRHEDAGYEFVNTPHISKGSLFETSGHLPHYADSMFPPIPFEGVDYYLKAMNCPMHHLIYRSRGRSYRELPLRLFEFGAVYRYEKSGVVHGLTRVRGLTMDDSHIYCTKEQMQDELRSLLDFVLELLRDYGLTDFYLELSTRDDSPKFIGAPEEWEEATETLRTAAESSGLELVPDPGGAAYYGPKISVQARDAIGRTWQMSTIQVDFQHPRRFELEYQAADGTRKQPAVIHRALFGSIERFFGVLTEHYAGAFPAWLAPVQVVGIPIAEDHVEHLRGVEKALHAKGIRVEIDAGDDRMQKKIRTHTTQKVPFMLLAGAKDVEAGAVSFRFRDGGQINSVPVDAAVEAIVNWVQRRENRSPNAETLGAVLA is encoded by the coding sequence GTGTCCCAGCAGTCGCCAACCGCAGTCGTGCCCGCCCCGCGCGTGGTGGTTACTGCGGGCACCACCGCGGGCGCGGCGGTGCGCGAGGCGGAACTGCCCGGCAAGGGCCCGGACGCGATCGTCGTGGTCCGCGACGGCGAAGGCAAGCTGCGCGACCTCACCTGGTCGCCGGAGCAGGACACCGAGGTGGAGCCGGTCGCGGCGAACACCGAGGACGGCCGCAGCGTGATCCGGCACTCCGCCGCGCACGTGCTCGCCCAGGCCGTGCAGCAGCAGTTCCCGGAGGCCAAGCTCGGCATCGGCCCACCGGTGCGGGACGGCTTCTACTACGACTTCGCGGTGGACACCCCGTTCACCCCGGAAGACCTGCAGGCGCTGGAAAAGCGCATGAAGCAGATCATCAAGGGCTCGCAGCAGTTCTCCCGTCGGGTGCTGGACTCGGTCGAGGCCGCGCGGGCGGAACTGGCCGCCGAGCCGTTCAAGCTGGAGCTGGTGGACCTCAAGTCGGAAAGCCCCGGTCTGGACACTGTGGACACTTCCGAGGTGATGGAGGTCGGCGCCGGCGAGCTGACCGTGTACGACAACCTCGACCCGCGCACCAAGGAGCGCGTGTGGAGCGACCTCTGCCGCGGCCCGCATGTGCCCACCACCAAGTACATCCCGGCCTTCAAGCTGACCAGGGTGGCCGCGGCGTACTGGCGCGGCAACGAGAACAACCAGCAGCTGCAACGGATCTACGGCACCGCGTGGGAGTCCACCGAGGCGCTGGACGCGCACCTGGAGATGATCGCCGAGGCGGAGCGGCGGGACCACCGCAAGCTGGGCGCGGAGCTGGACCTGTTCTCCTTCCCGGAGGAGATCGGCTCGGGCCTCCCGGTTTTCCACCCGAAAGGTGGAATCATCCGGCGAGAGCTGGAGAACTACTCGCGACGGCGGCACGAGGACGCCGGCTACGAGTTCGTCAACACCCCGCACATCAGCAAGGGCTCGCTGTTCGAGACCTCCGGGCACCTGCCGCACTACGCGGACAGCATGTTCCCGCCGATCCCGTTCGAAGGGGTCGACTACTACCTCAAAGCGATGAACTGCCCGATGCACCACCTGATCTACCGCTCGCGCGGGCGGTCCTACCGGGAGCTGCCGCTGCGGCTGTTCGAGTTCGGTGCGGTGTACCGGTACGAGAAGTCCGGAGTGGTGCACGGGCTGACCAGGGTGCGCGGGCTGACCATGGACGACTCGCACATCTACTGCACCAAGGAGCAGATGCAGGACGAGCTGCGGTCCCTGCTCGACTTCGTGCTCGAGCTGCTGCGCGACTACGGCCTGACCGACTTCTACCTCGAGCTCTCCACCCGTGACGACTCGCCGAAGTTCATCGGTGCGCCGGAAGAATGGGAGGAGGCGACCGAGACCCTGCGCACGGCCGCCGAGTCCTCCGGGCTCGAGCTCGTGCCGGATCCCGGCGGCGCGGCCTACTACGGGCCGAAGATCTCGGTGCAGGCCCGCGACGCGATCGGGCGCACCTGGCAGATGTCCACCATTCAGGTGGACTTCCAGCACCCGCGGCGGTTCGAGCTGGAGTACCAGGCCGCGGACGGCACCCGCAAGCAGCCGGCGGTGATCCACCGCGCGCTGTTCGGGTCCATCGAGCGGTTCTTCGGCGTGCTCACCGAGCACTACGCCGGCGCGTTCCCAGCCTGGCTCGCGCCGGTGCAGGTGGTTGGCATCCCGATCGCCGAGGACCACGTCGAGCATCTGCGCGGTGTGGAGAAAGCCTTGCACGCCAAGGGAATTCGCGTCGAGATCGACGCCGGTGACGATCGCATGCAGAAGAAGATCCGCACCCACACCACGCAGAAGGTGCCCTTCATGCTGCTGGCCGGCGCCAAGGACGTGGAGGCCGGTGCGGTGTCCTTCCGGTTCCGCGACGGCGGCCAGATCAACTCGGTGCCGGTGGACGCCGCGGTCGAAGCGATCGTCAACTGGGTGCAGCGGCGGGAGAACCGTTCGCCGAACGCCGAGACCCTCGGCGCGGTCCTGGCGTGA
- a CDS encoding AAA family ATPase: MDDQSSPKILDALWRYRWTSLAVVLAVVLLSVASAFVVGDQATAQARIVLKTPDKSGAVGVDAASESAFVRYVNQRALFVVSDGVLSEASAGLGGVPVDTLRDQVSAKASENGESIVVTVAAGSLDESTRIAETVTKAYQSASRADVQASAQRLLETLAQRRQDIVGSVAGGGNQAAEPNTTAAGQTLSDLDKQATQIRVAADQFGDGVSFVDKAVPAGTSLLMTMLRDAAIGLALGLLIAGGVAWARADRDRRVRDTDDLADSTGEPVLAEIEALPESDVAALREVGSPPLWPYQFAAAGLRTSVDRGVVVVTASAPGDGSTTSILQMATAAARSGARVLLVDAAARSHGLSDLLGLRYDPHGLTSIAVGAMRIDECTRVIDLGDRVYLWAIPAGQYQEATLDHFRSSLLQKAVAAMRSAYDLVLVDCPSPSIAPEVTPVIRESDGVVVVVRRDRETRSVHRLRQQVRLLGGSIIGYLFTFARPQRDTPHRAVLPSALRRSE, from the coding sequence ATGGACGACCAGTCGTCGCCGAAGATCCTCGACGCCCTCTGGAGATACCGCTGGACCTCCCTCGCGGTCGTGCTGGCGGTCGTGCTGCTCAGCGTCGCGTCCGCGTTCGTGGTCGGCGACCAGGCCACCGCGCAGGCGCGGATCGTGCTGAAGACACCGGACAAGTCCGGGGCGGTCGGGGTGGACGCGGCCAGTGAGTCGGCGTTCGTCCGGTATGTCAACCAGCGCGCGCTTTTCGTGGTGTCCGACGGGGTGCTCAGCGAGGCGAGTGCCGGCCTCGGTGGCGTGCCCGTGGACACGCTGCGTGACCAGGTCAGCGCCAAGGCCTCGGAGAACGGCGAGTCGATCGTGGTCACCGTCGCGGCGGGCAGCCTGGACGAGTCGACCAGGATCGCCGAGACGGTCACCAAGGCATACCAGTCCGCTTCCCGCGCGGACGTGCAGGCCTCCGCGCAGCGCCTGCTCGAAACACTGGCCCAGCGCCGCCAGGACATCGTCGGCTCGGTGGCGGGTGGCGGGAACCAGGCGGCCGAGCCGAACACCACCGCGGCCGGCCAGACGCTGAGCGACCTGGACAAGCAGGCCACCCAGATCCGGGTGGCCGCCGACCAGTTCGGCGACGGTGTGTCCTTTGTGGACAAAGCGGTGCCGGCGGGCACCAGCTTGCTGATGACCATGCTCCGCGACGCGGCGATCGGGCTCGCGCTCGGCCTGCTGATCGCCGGCGGGGTGGCATGGGCGCGAGCCGACCGGGACCGCCGGGTGCGCGACACCGACGACCTCGCCGACTCGACCGGTGAGCCGGTGCTCGCCGAGATCGAGGCGCTGCCCGAGTCCGACGTGGCCGCGCTGCGCGAAGTGGGCAGCCCGCCGTTGTGGCCGTACCAGTTCGCCGCGGCCGGCCTGCGCACCTCGGTGGACCGCGGGGTGGTGGTGGTGACCGCCAGCGCGCCCGGCGACGGCAGCACCACCTCGATCCTGCAGATGGCCACCGCCGCCGCCCGCAGCGGCGCCAGGGTGCTGCTGGTGGACGCGGCGGCCCGTTCGCACGGGCTGTCCGACCTGCTCGGCCTGCGCTACGACCCGCACGGGCTGACCTCGATCGCGGTCGGCGCGATGCGCATCGACGAGTGCACCAGGGTGATCGACCTCGGCGACCGGGTCTACCTCTGGGCGATTCCGGCCGGGCAGTACCAGGAGGCCACCCTGGACCACTTCCGCTCCAGCCTGCTGCAGAAGGCGGTCGCGGCCATGCGCTCGGCCTACGACCTGGTGCTGGTGGACTGCCCGTCGCCGTCCATCGCGCCCGAGGTCACCCCGGTGATCCGGGAGTCCGACGGGGTCGTGGTGGTGGTCCGGCGCGACCGGGAGACCCGGTCGGTGCACCGGCTGCGCCAGCAGGTCCGGCTGCTCGGCGGCAGCATCATCGGCTACCTGTTCACCTTCGCCAGGCCGCAGCGGGACACCCCGCACCGGGCCGTGCTGCCGAGCGCGCTCCGGCGTTCCGAATAG
- a CDS encoding XdhC family protein, whose translation MAANPESACEVAHGTGTPGTPRPPARTLVAVFASPVSGYLLRYAEDLGYHTILVEPDPERSADAVRTVPALDDTADLVVTDHHRPELGPLLRDALATPARWIGVLGNPRHPGPHVDALLALGVPAAEIVRVHRPVGLNIGSRTPPEIAVATLAGLLADRNGRPGGFEF comes from the coding sequence ATGGCAGCGAATCCAGAATCCGCCTGCGAGGTCGCACACGGCACTGGGACACCAGGAACACCCCGGCCGCCGGCGCGCACGCTGGTAGCCGTGTTCGCGTCGCCGGTGTCCGGGTACCTCCTGCGCTACGCCGAAGACCTCGGCTACCACACGATCCTGGTCGAGCCGGACCCGGAGCGGTCGGCGGACGCGGTGCGGACGGTGCCCGCGCTCGACGACACCGCGGATCTGGTCGTCACCGACCACCACCGGCCCGAGCTCGGCCCGCTGCTGCGGGACGCGCTGGCCACCCCGGCCCGCTGGATCGGGGTGCTGGGCAACCCGCGGCATCCCGGCCCGCACGTCGACGCGCTGCTCGCGCTCGGCGTGCCGGCGGCCGAGATCGTCCGGGTGCACCGGCCGGTCGGGCTGAACATCGGTTCCCGCACCCCGCCGGAGATCGCGGTGGCCACCCTCGCCGGGCTGCTCGCCGACCGCAACGGCCGCCCCGGCGGCTTCGAGTTCTAG
- a CDS encoding HIT family protein encodes MTGGQRGEPELVGQDGVGVPDALQRLWTPHRLAYVQGENKADGDQPHGCPFCRLVGMDDEQALILARGERVYAVLNLYPYNPGHLMAVPYRHVADYTELTAEETVELAEFTQRAMTVVRAVSGAHGFNIGMNQGVIAGAGIAAHLHQHVVPRWGGDANFMPVVGHTKVLPQLLGQTRELLAGAWRES; translated from the coding sequence GTGACCGGCGGCCAGCGGGGAGAGCCGGAGCTCGTCGGCCAGGACGGTGTCGGCGTCCCGGACGCGTTGCAGCGCCTGTGGACCCCGCACCGGCTGGCGTACGTGCAGGGGGAGAACAAGGCCGACGGCGACCAGCCGCACGGCTGCCCGTTCTGCCGCCTGGTCGGCATGGACGACGAGCAGGCGCTCATCCTGGCCAGGGGCGAGCGCGTCTACGCGGTGCTGAACCTGTACCCGTACAACCCCGGTCACCTGATGGCGGTGCCGTACCGCCACGTCGCGGACTACACCGAGCTCACCGCCGAGGAGACCGTGGAGCTGGCCGAGTTCACCCAACGCGCGATGACCGTGGTGCGCGCGGTCTCCGGCGCGCACGGGTTCAACATCGGCATGAACCAGGGCGTGATCGCGGGCGCCGGCATCGCCGCGCACCTGCACCAGCACGTGGTGCCGAGATGGGGCGGTGACGCCAACTTCATGCCCGTGGTGGGGCACACGAAGGTGCTGCCCCAGTTGCTCGGGCAGACCCGCGAGCTGCTGGCCGGCGCCTGGCGCGAGTCCTGA
- a CDS encoding MarR family winged helix-turn-helix transcriptional regulator yields MSGTRWLDEREQGVWREFSAAFGMLREHLEGQLQRDSGMPHTYYEILVALSEAPQRMLRMSELAETLRSSRSRLSHAVARLEANDWVRREACPADKRGAWARLTDEGFAVLEAAAPGHVEAVRQSLFDALTPEQVTALGEISSAIRNQLAPRCAAAVAAEQAERDADRVAG; encoded by the coding sequence ATGTCCGGAACCCGATGGCTCGACGAGCGCGAACAAGGAGTATGGCGCGAGTTCTCCGCGGCCTTCGGCATGCTCCGGGAGCATCTGGAAGGGCAGCTCCAGCGCGATTCGGGGATGCCGCACACCTACTACGAGATCCTGGTCGCGCTGTCCGAGGCGCCGCAGCGGATGCTGCGGATGAGCGAGCTCGCCGAGACGCTCCGGTCCTCGCGCAGCCGTCTCTCGCACGCCGTCGCGCGGCTGGAGGCCAACGACTGGGTACGACGCGAGGCTTGCCCGGCGGACAAGCGCGGGGCGTGGGCGCGGCTCACCGACGAGGGTTTCGCGGTACTGGAGGCGGCGGCGCCGGGGCACGTGGAAGCGGTGCGGCAGAGCCTTTTCGACGCGCTCACCCCGGAACAGGTGACCGCGCTCGGCGAGATCAGCTCGGCCATCCGGAACCAGCTCGCGCCGAGGTGCGCGGCCGCCGTCGCCGCCGAACAGGCCGAGCGGGATGCGGACCGGGTAGCCGGCTGA
- the pgsA gene encoding phosphatidylinositol phosphate synthase translates to MLNIFARASVSRVTDPIGVALVRAGLTPNAMTIAGTAGAMICALVFFPNGFLLAGTFTVWGFAMLDLLDGAMARARGHGTPFGAVLDATCDRLVDGALFAAIAWWCFVIDDNHFAAAGALTCLVLAQVISYVKARAEASGLDADGGLIERAERLIIALVGTGLHGLGVPYAVDISLSLLALLSLITLLQRMTTVARSAREARP, encoded by the coding sequence ATGCTCAATATCTTCGCGCGCGCTTCCGTGTCCCGTGTCACCGATCCCATCGGTGTCGCGCTGGTCCGTGCCGGCCTGACGCCGAACGCGATGACCATCGCCGGCACCGCCGGCGCGATGATCTGTGCCCTGGTCTTCTTCCCGAACGGGTTCCTGCTCGCCGGTACCTTCACCGTGTGGGGCTTCGCGATGCTCGACCTGCTCGACGGCGCGATGGCGCGGGCGCGCGGGCACGGCACCCCGTTCGGCGCGGTGCTGGACGCCACCTGCGACCGGCTGGTGGACGGCGCGCTGTTCGCCGCCATCGCCTGGTGGTGCTTCGTCATCGACGACAACCACTTCGCGGCCGCGGGCGCGCTGACCTGCTTGGTGCTGGCCCAGGTGATCTCCTACGTCAAGGCCCGTGCCGAAGCCTCCGGGCTGGACGCGGACGGCGGCCTGATCGAGCGCGCCGAACGGCTGATCATCGCACTGGTCGGCACCGGCTTGCACGGTCTCGGCGTGCCCTACGCCGTGGACATCTCGCTGTCGCTGCTCGCCCTGCTGTCGCTGATCACCCTGTTGCAGCGGATGACGACGGTGGCCAGGTCCGCGCGAGAGGCGCGTCCGTGA
- a CDS encoding CDP-alcohol phosphatidyltransferase family protein, translating into MTEGPADTGFTAALRRLPSAQKSARGAPAYSRFVNRPAGKYLAATAYRLGMTPNQVTAVSALFTFSGIAIIALVRPSPLLGIVVGAALALGYALDSADGQLARLTGGGSTSGEWLDHIVDSAKIASLHLAVLISYYRFSDLDRAYLLVPVGFQVVAVITFFGLILGDQLRRQHRVDRSLPAGTRASTLRSLAVLPIDYGLLCLVFLLLGVQPLFSICYAVLFAANIGYLALALVKWFREMAALDSAPEKTATENS; encoded by the coding sequence ATGACCGAAGGACCGGCCGACACGGGTTTCACGGCCGCCCTGCGGAGACTGCCCTCCGCGCAGAAAAGCGCGCGAGGCGCCCCGGCGTACTCCCGATTCGTGAACCGGCCGGCCGGCAAATACCTGGCCGCGACCGCCTACCGGCTCGGTATGACACCCAACCAGGTCACGGCGGTCAGCGCGCTTTTCACCTTTTCCGGAATCGCGATAATCGCGCTGGTCCGACCTTCACCACTACTCGGAATCGTGGTCGGGGCGGCACTCGCGCTCGGTTACGCACTGGATTCCGCGGACGGGCAACTGGCCAGGCTCACCGGCGGCGGCAGCACCTCGGGCGAATGGCTCGACCACATCGTGGACAGCGCGAAGATCGCCTCGCTGCACCTGGCGGTGCTGATCTCGTACTACCGGTTCTCCGATCTGGACCGCGCCTATCTGCTGGTACCGGTGGGATTCCAAGTGGTCGCGGTGATCACCTTCTTCGGCCTGATCCTCGGCGACCAGCTCCGGCGCCAGCACCGGGTGGACCGCAGCCTGCCCGCCGGCACCCGCGCATCCACGCTGCGCTCGCTGGCCGTGCTGCCCATCGACTACGGCCTGCTCTGCCTGGTGTTCCTGCTGCTGGGCGTGCAGCCGCTGTTCAGCATCTGCTACGCCGTGCTGTTCGCGGCCAATATCGGCTACCTGGCGCTGGCACTGGTCAAATGGTTCCGGGAGATGGCCGCCCTGGATTCCGCTCCTGAAAAAACCGCCACCGAAAACTCCTGA
- a CDS encoding malonic semialdehyde reductase: MTSTTSTLSLTDTLALSPDAQDQLFRAARTANSFSGEPVTDDQIRAIYDLVRWAPTAMNTQPLRALVIRSDEMRRRLLPHLAEGNRAKTETAPVTVVLAADTDFHEQTPKTFPHRPEAKENFSEQGPRAEFARTNALLQVGYFIIGVRAAGLAAGPMTGFDAAGVDGEFFADRAWKSLVVVNVGQPGDNPWFDRLPRLDFEEVVKTV, from the coding sequence GTGACTTCCACGACCTCCACCCTTTCCCTGACTGACACCCTCGCCCTCTCCCCGGACGCGCAGGACCAGCTGTTCCGCGCGGCCAGGACCGCGAACAGCTTCAGCGGCGAGCCGGTCACCGACGACCAGATCCGGGCGATCTACGACCTGGTGCGCTGGGCGCCGACCGCGATGAACACCCAGCCGTTGCGCGCGCTGGTGATCCGCTCCGACGAGATGCGCCGTCGGCTGCTGCCGCATCTGGCCGAGGGCAACCGGGCCAAGACCGAGACCGCGCCGGTCACCGTGGTGCTGGCCGCGGACACCGACTTCCACGAGCAGACGCCGAAGACCTTCCCGCACCGGCCGGAGGCCAAGGAGAACTTCAGCGAGCAGGGCCCGCGCGCGGAGTTCGCCAGGACGAACGCGCTGCTTCAGGTCGGCTACTTCATCATCGGGGTGCGCGCGGCCGGCCTCGCCGCCGGGCCGATGACCGGGTTCGACGCGGCCGGGGTGGACGGCGAGTTCTTCGCCGACCGGGCGTGGAAGTCGCTCGTCGTGGTCAACGTCGGCCAGCCGGGGGACAACCCGTGGTTCGACCGCCTTCCCCGCCTCGACTTCGAAGAGGTCGTCAAAACCGTCTGA